A single region of the Montipora capricornis isolate CH-2021 chromosome 13, ASM3666992v2, whole genome shotgun sequence genome encodes:
- the LOC138028996 gene encoding protein chibby homolog 1-like, giving the protein MPFFKRSSKPPKRRLDAGNATLSKSNLSLNGTGEVGHSVNNALVKLKLGQHELMFQDGEWIAELGSPKSAKDGAEVNRLQKHNMQLREENNFLKYKIEVLLDMMAASAADCNVMDKELDALKSQKQSRKVAR; this is encoded by the exons atgccatttttcaaaaggaGTAGCAAACCGCCGAAAAGAAGACTGGATGCAGGAAATGCAACTTTAAGCAAGtcaaatttgagccttaatgGTACTGGTGAGGTGGGACATTCAGTAAACAACGCTCTTGTTAAACTGAAACTGGGACAGCACGAATTGATGTTCCAAGATGGCGAGTGGATAGCAG AACTAGGCTCACCAAAAAGTGCTAAAGATGGAGCGGAAGTTAACAGATTGCAGAAACATAATATGCAGCtaagagaagaaaacaacttTTTAAAGTACAAGATTGAAGTCTTGCTTGACATG atggcGGCCAGTGCTGCGGACTGCAATGTAATGGACAAAGAGCTTGATGCATTGAAGAGTCAAAAACAAAGTCGCAAAGTGGCAAGATGA